From Bacteroides uniformis:
ATTTGTTCAAAGCATTGTACATGGCATACGGATCGAGATTATTCTTGATGCAGAATTCAAAGCCGTAATCATCCGCTTCCGTCTCCTGCTTCTGGGAGTATTGAGCACCTGCCAATGCCTCGGCCATGGCACCCAGTTCAGAATCACTCAATTTGGATACCGTAGAACTTGCCGCACCGGCAGCATTCTTCACAGCCGAACGAAGGTAAGCATTCTTCATCGCATCTTTGGAATCCGTATGGATGACGTGACCTATCTCGTGGCCGACAACTGCCATCACTTCATCATCCGTCATGATGTCCATCAGTCCGGCACAGATGCGTACACTACCATCACCGCACGCAAAGGCATTCACATCTATTACTTCATAAACACCGAAGTTCACCTTCAAGCCGTCCACTTCCTTGATATTTCCGGTCAGCTTCTCCAGGCGCTTGCCGTAATCCGTATCGGGCTTTGTCAGCGGATTGTGCGTATCCATCCATTCCATATATTCCTTGCTCATCGCTGCAATGTCAGCATCGGACAATGAAATGGCCTTGACGGCATCTGTACCAGCTTGGACAACTTTGTTCACATTGATTTTCTTTCCACCGATTTTGAACTGCGCATAGGCAGTGGTGGTACAACTCATTCCACATACTACAGCAGTAATGATGAAGAAGTTCTTTTTCATGTACTTTACGATTTAATTTTAATCCTACTTCGCTTTGTCTATAAAAAAAACCGCCTAATCATTATTAAACGGTTTTCCGAATATCTGTTTAAATCAAGTTTACTTGATGATACCCAATTCCTTGAAACATTTAGTCAATTTTTCTACAGCATAATCCACTTGTTCGACCGTATGGGTAGCCATCAACGCTACACGCACCAGTGTATCTTGTGGAGCACATGCAGGTGGAATAACGGGGTTGATGAAGATACCTTCGTCAAAAGCCAGCTTCGTTACTATAAATGTCTTCTCTGTATCACGCACATAGAGAGGAATGATAGGAGATTCTGTCTCACCGATTTCGAAGCCTGCATCGCGGAACTTCTTCAAGGCATAGTTAGTGATGTCCCACAGACGTTGGATGCGTTCAGGTTCGGACTTGATGATGTGAAGCGCCTCGCGGGCTGCAGCCGTAGCAGCAGGTGTGCTACTTGCCTGGAATATATAGGAACGGGCATTGTGGCGCAGCCAATTGATTACCGCCTTGTCTCCAGCAACAAAACCACCGATGGAAGCCAATGACTTGCTGAATGTACCCATAATCAGGTCTACATCTTCGGTAACACCGAAATGGTCGCACACACCACGGCCTTGTTTTCCGAATACACCCAAGCCGTGAGCTTCGTCCACGTAAATGCTGGCGTTGTATTTCTTCTTCAGGCGGACAATTTCGGGCAGATTGGCCAAGTCACCTTCCATGGAAAATACTCCATCCACAACAATCAGCTTTACAGCATCCAGTTCGCATTTCTGGAGTTCTTTTTCCAAAGCCTCCATATCGTTATGCTTGTACTTCAACTGAGTGGCAAATGCAAGACGGCGGCCATCTACAATGGAAGCGTGATCACGGTCATCACAAATAATATAATCCCCACGGCCTACAACGGCAGGAATAATACCTTCGTTTACAGTAAATCCGGTAGAAAAACAGAGTGCTTCATCTTTTCCTACGAATTCAGCCAATTCCTTCTCCAGTTCAACATGTATATCGAGTGTTCCGTTCAGAAAGCGGGAACCTGCACAACCGGTGCCATATTTTTCTGTGGCAGCTATCGAGGCATCAATGATACGCTTGTCATATGTCAGTCCCATATATGCATTAGAGCCGAACATCAGAACCTTTTTACCATCCATCATTACCTCTGTATCCTGATGGCTGTTAATTGTGCGGAAATAAGGATATACGCCTTTTGCCATAAACTGCTGCGGCAGGTCGTATTTCGCAAATTTGTCTTGTAGTAAACCCATGAAATATCTTTTATATAATGAATATTTAATTCTATTAAATACAAGTCTTAAAAAACAGGGGGCAAAGATAGCAAAATATGTCGGTATATGTTCTATTTACATTAAAAAAACTACTTATACTTATTTTAAAAAGAATTATGTGGTTAATTTTTCAGATATTTATATTACTTTTGCCAGTTGGAAAACCTGCATAGCAACAACCCTTGCATGAACGAAAACAAGAAGAAAATAGCATTCATCATAAACCCCATATCCGGCACTCAGAGTAAGGAGCAGATACTGAAGTGGCTCGATGAAAAGCTGGATAAGGAAAGGTATGCACAAGAAGTGATTTATACCGAACGGGCAGGCCATGCCGTAGAGATAGCGGCACAGAAGGCACAAGAAGATGCACATGCCGTCATCGCCATAGGAGGAGACGGCACCATCAATGAGATAGCTCGCTCACTGGTACATACAAAAACCGCTTTGGGCATCATTCCCTGCGGTTCCGGCAACGGACTTGCCCGCCATCTGCAGATTCCGATGGAGCCGAAAAAGGCCATCGACATCATCAATGACGGACTGATAGACATCATTGACTACGGAAAAATCAACGATGTGCCTTTCTTCTGCACCTGCGGCGTGGGATTCGACGCATTTGTAAGCCTGCAATTCTCCAAGGCGGGAAGGAGAGGACCACTCACTTATCTGGAAAAGACTCTGCTCGAAAGCCTGAAGTACCGTCCGGAAACCTATGAACTGGAAATGGACGGCAGCACCCTGCGATACAAGGCGTTCCTAATAGCCTGCGGAAACGCATCGCAATATGGAAACAATGCGTATATTGCCCCACAAGCCACCTTGAACGACGGACTGCTGGACGTCACCATACTCGAGCCGTTCACTGTGCTCGATGTACCGTCGCTCTCTTTCCAGCTCTTCAACAAGACCATTGACCAGAACAGCCGGATTAAGACGTTCCGTTGCCAGACACTCCGTATTCACCGTTCTAAACCGGGGGTAGTCCACTTTGACGGCGACCCGATGATGATGGGAGAGAATGTAGATGTAAAGATTATGAAGAAAGGACTGCAGGTCATTGTTCCCCGGGATGCGGAAAAAGACACTTCGAATGTCTTGCAGCGGGCACAAGACTATATCAACGGACTGAAACAAATTAATGATGCTTTTGTGGAAGACATCGCCCATAAAAACAAGATGATACTGGATAAAGGCAAAAGGCAATTCAAGAAACTGACAAAAATGTAATGTTGTAAAAAAGGTACTAAAGGAGTTTCTGAAAATAACTTTCCCCTTTTGATGCGCCATATAATATGTTTTATGTATTTTTGCAAAGCCAAAATAGTAAATAAGTAAATCGTCAAACAGTAAATAAAAAGATGTATAGATCACACACCTGCGGAGAACTCCGTATCTCCGATGTTAACAAGCAAGTGACGCTGGCAGGTTGGGTACAGCGCAGCCGTAAGATGGGAGGCATGACTTTCATTGACCTCCGCGACCGTTACGGAATTACCCAATTAGTGTTCAACGAAGAGGTGAATGCCGAACTTTGCGAGCGTGCCAACCGCTTGGGCCGTGAATTCGTAATCCAGGTTAAAGGTACCGTAAACGAACGTTTCAGTAAAAACCAGCATATCCCGACGGGAGACATTGAAATCATCGTATCGGAACTGGATGTTCTGAACTCATCGCTGACCCCTCCCTTCACCATCGAGGAAAATACGGACGGTGGCGACGATATCCGCATGAAGTACCGTTATCTAGACCTGCGCCGTGCCAATGTACGCAGCAATCTGGAGCTTCGCCATAAAATGACAATTGAAGTACGCAAATACCTGGACAGCCAGGGATTCATCGAAGTGGAAACTCCGATTCTGGTAGGCTCCACACCCGAAGGTGCACGCGATTTCGTCGTTCCTTCACGCATGAACCCGGGACAATTCTATGCCTTACCTCAAAGCCCGCAGACACTGAAACAGTTGTTGATGGTTTCCGGTTTCGACCGTTACTTCCAGATAGCCAAATGCTTCCGTGACGAAGACCTGCGTGCCGACCGCCAGCCGGAATTCACACAGATTGACTGCGAAATGTCTTTTGTGGAGCAGGATGACGTCATCAACCTCTTCGAAGGCATGGCCAAATATCTGTTCAAGGAAATCCGTGGCGTAGAGATGAACGAGCCGTTCATGCGCATGCCATGGGCAGACGCCATGAAATATTACGGCAGCGACAAGCCCGACCTCCGTTTCGGCATGAAGTTCGTGGAACTGATGGACATCATGAAGGGACACGGATTCCCGGTATTCGACAATGCCGCCTACATCGGCGGTATCTGCGCAGAAGGCGCCGCACACTATACCCGCAAACAGCTGGATGTACTGACCGAATTCGTGAAAAGACCGCAAATCGGTGCCAAAGGTATGGTATACGCGCGCGTAGAGGCAGACGGCAACGTAAAATCAAGTGTCGACAAGTTCTATGCGCAGGAAGTATTGCAGGAGATGAAGGCTGCTTTCAACGCCAAGCCGGGTGACCTGATTCTGATTCTGAGCGGTGACGATGCCATGAAGACCCGCAAGCAACTGAACGAGTTGCGCCTTGAAATGGGTAACCAACTGGGATTACGCGACAAGAACAAGTTCGTCTGCCTTTGGGTGGTTGACTTCCCGATGTTTGAGTGGAGCGATGAAGAAGGCCGCCTGATGGCTATGCACCACCCGTTCACTCATCCGAAAGACGAAGATATTCCTTTGCTGGATACAGACCCGGCAGCTGTCCGTGCAGATGCATACGATATGGTGTGCAACGGTATTGAAGTGGGTGGAGGTTCCATCCGTATCCACGATGCACAGTTGCAGGCCAAAATGTTCGAGATTCTCGGATTCACTCCGGAGAAGGCTCAGGAGCAGTTCGGCTTCCTGATGAATGCCTTCAAATACGGTGCACCTCCTCACGGTGGTCTGGCATACGGTCTGGACCGTTGGGTCAGCATCTTCGCAGGTCTCGACAGTATCCGCGACTGCATTGCATTCCCCAAAAACAACAGTGGACGCGATGTAATGCTGGATGCACCTTCAGTTATTGACCAGAAGCAGCTGGACGAACTGAATCTGATTGTTGAAGTGAAAGAGTAAAAGCAGGTACAGAGTAGGAGAGTGAAAGAGTCTGCACGCATTTTTCGTTTTGCGGTAATCGGCACGCTGAATGCCTTGATTATGGCTGTTACCGTTTGGGTAATGATGGACGAACTGGACATCAACTATATGCTCTCCAATGTAACCGCATATATACTTGCACAGATACACAACTTCATCTGGTGCAAGTACTGGATATTCCCTACAGAAAAAAAGAGCAACACTTGGCGACAAGTGCTGCTCTTTTCCATAGCTTTCGGAATGGCTTACGGAGCGCAATTCCTTTTCCTCATAGGGCTGGTGGAGGGACTGGACTGCAATGAATACCTTGCCCAGTTCCTGGGATTATTCATCTACGGAAGTGTCAATTTCCTGATGAACAAACGGGTGACATTCCGTTAGTTCTCCCCCAGAGATCCCCGTCGTTATCAGTCAAGAAATCGTTTTGTCAATCCGGCATAGGCATCAATTCTGCGGTCGCGCAGGAAAGGCCACCAACGGCGTACATTTTCCGAGCGTTCCAAGTCCACCTCTACAACGATATTTTCCGGCCGTTCGTTTCCTGCTTGGGCCAGGAACTCGCCTTGCGGTCCGGCCACAAAACTATTTCCCCAAAACAAGATACCATTGGTCTGCATGGAAGGATCCGGCTCATGTCCCACACGGTTCACTGAAACAACCGGCAAGCCGTTGGCCACAGCATGTCCACGCTGGGAGATAATCCAAGCATTGAGCTGACGCGCCTTTTCATCATCCGTATCACTGCTTTCCCAACCGATAGCCGTAGGATATATTAGTATTTCAGCTCCCTTCAGCGCCATCAGACGTGCTGCTTCCGGATACCATTGGTCCCAGCACACCAAAACTCCCAATTTGCCCAAAGATGTCTGAATAGGTTCGAAGCCTATATCACCGGGAGTAAAATAGAATTTCTCATAATAGGCGGGGTCATCAGGAATATGCATCTTCCGGTATTTCCCGGCAATGCTGCCGTCACGTTCAAAAACAACCGCTGTGTTATGATACAATCCGGGAGCGCGTTTCTCGAACAGAGAAGTGACCAGCACAATATCGTTGGCAGCAGCCAACTCTGAATAGAATCCCGTAGAAGGACCGGGAATCGGTTCTGCCAAGTCGAACAACTGCGTGTTTTCCGTCTGACAGAAATACAGAGAGTTATGCAGCTCCTGCAAAACAACCAATTGAGCCCCATGCGCCGCACATGCCTCTATACTTTTGGCCAAATTCATTAAATTAGTCCTGAGGTCCTTGGTATTGGCCTGCTGGATAATACCTACTTTTATTTTTCTTGTCATCTTATTCTATGGTTTATTGTTTTACTATGTATAATCGACATTACTTCAACACCCCTACGGGATATTGCATGGTAACACAATGCAAAGAGCCGTGTTGCTTAATCAAAGCACGGCAATCTATCCCGATAATTTCATAACCGGGAAAAGCCTCCCGCAACACTTCCCCCGCGCGGGCATCATTCTCCGGCTGGCGATAGGTGGGGTAAAGCACTGCATCATTCAGAATCAAGAAATTAGCGTAAGTGGCAGGAAGCCGTTCCCCTTCCTCTTCTATCTTATCGGCCATGGGCAAAGCCAGCAAACGGTAAGGTTCCCCCTTCAACGTACGGAAAGTCTTCAGTTGCTCCTCCATGCGATGCAGTTCTTCGTAATGCTCATCATCCGCATCCTTGCATTGTACATAGGCTATCGTGTCGGCAGGGCAGAAACGGGCCAGCGTGTCTATATGACTGTCCGTATCGTCACCTGCCAAATAACCGTGGTCCAGCCAAAGAACACGTTGCAGGTGAAAAACGGAACGAAGATATTCCTCAATTTCCACCCGGTTCATCTGTCCGTTCCGGTTAGGCGAAAGCAGGCATTCGGAGGTGGTGAGCAACGTACCCATGCCGTCACTTTCGATGGAACCGCCTTCAAGGACAAACCCCAAGCGATTTACATACTTTCCTTTCATCACTTCCGACTCCACCGCACGACGCGTAATCAAATTATCCTTATCGGATGCAAACTTCAATCCCCACCCGTTGAACTTAAAGTCGAGCAGAGATACACCGTCAGCATCCAGTAGGGTGATGGCTCCATGGTCGCGTGCCCAAGTATCATTCGTCTCACACTTCAGGAAACGGACATTTTCCATATTCACCCTGCCGAGAATCTGTTTCTTCACCTCATCCGGTTCTGGGGTTACAATCAGCAATGTCTCCCGGGCGGCTATTTCGTGGGCAATGGCTACAAAACATTCCTGCACTTCGTCCAACATATAGGTCCAGTCTGTACCCGCATGGGGCCATGTAAGCTGTATGCCGCTTTGCAAAGCCCATTCGGCAGGCAAGTGGGGAGCACGTGTCTCTACCTGAAAAGTCATATTCTTGCCAAAACGCACCTGACAGTCCTTCTCTGCGGCACCACCCAGCGGCAGTCCTACAAAATATCCCATATTATTTATCTTTTCTAATTCGTTACTTTTTAAGTTAGCAGAGAGAGGGAGAATAAACCTTAGGTTTAGAATTGCCAAACCTCTACTTCAGACTTCTAAACCTCTACTCTATGATTGTAAACCTCTACTCGTCAATTATCACTTATCTTCCTTCGGTTTCCGGTCGAAGAATGGATTCTTGGAGGATGCACTCACCGGAATGGCAAAGACAGTCTTGCATCCTTTCAGCCAATCCAAACGCTGAGCGGCAAGTCCGGCAGAAAACATGACACGGGTATCCACCCTCAAATCGGCAGCCATGGCACAAGCCGAACCTACAGCTATCCCTACATCCACCGTATTCAAAGCACAAGGTACTCCCTCCGGACGACCGGCACAAGTGGGAAAACCGCAGTGTCCGCAATTCAAACCTTGCGTCTGCTCGCGCGTACCTATTATAATTACACATTCAGCCTGCAAAATGTTGTCCGCATCACGGAGAAAGAACTTCATACCGTGCTCTTCAACCATAGCGACCATCTTTTCAGACAGCTTCTTAATGTCTTCACCCGTAACCAGCGCAGCTTCAATCACATCAATACCTTTTCCTTTCGGTGCCGTGCGCGCAGCAGTCAGCATTTGCCTTGCCACGTCAAGCACATGTTCGTGGCGGCAATCCCGTTCATTCTGTATCATAGTCTTTCTTTCCTGAATTAATTAGTGCGTCAAAGATAGCACAAATATTTTTTTGCACTATCTTTGCGATACAGAAAGATTAAAGGAACACCATGCTGCAAATAGAAAATGCCAGTATCGCCTACGGCAACGATATACTTTTCTCGGGTTTCAACCTGCAATTGGAAAGGGGAGAGATAGCCAGTATCTCCGGCCCTTCGGGATGCGGAAAGTCGTCACTGCTGAATGCCATACTTGGATTTACTCCGTTAAAAGAAGGACGCATCGTCTTGAACGGCATTCTGCTGGATAAAGGAAACGTCGACGTTGTCCGTAAGCAGACTGCATGGATTCCACAAGAACTGGCATTGCCGCTGGAATGGGTAAAGGACATGGTACAATTGCCCTTCGGTTTAAAGGCAAACCGGGGTACACCCTTTTCTGAAACCCGTTTATTTGCATGTTTCGAGGATTTGGGTCTGGAACAAGAGTTATATTACAAACGGGTGAACGAAATATCCGGAGGCCAACGCCAACGGATGATGATAGCCGTAGCCTCAATGATTGGCAAACCACTGACCATTGTCGATGAACCGACTTCCGCTCTCGACTCCGGTTCCGCGGAAAAAGTACTCTCTTTCTTCCGCAGGCAGACAGAAAATGGAAGTGCCATACTGACCGTATCCCATGACAAAAGATTCGCCAACGGATGTGACCGACATATAATCATGAAATAACATACACACTATTGGGAACCATAGATATATCATACCTCAGCCTGGGCATCGGATTATTGCTATTATTAATACCGCTGTTTTACATCTGGAAGTTCAAGACCGGACTGTTGCGCGCTACTGTGATAGGTACGGCACGCATGATTGTCCAGTTGTTCTTCATCGGCATATACTTGAACTACCTCTTTTTATGGGATAACCCGTGGATAAACTTTCTATGGGTAATTGTCATGATATTTGTAGCATCGCAGACGGCATTGGCACGAACACAATTGAAGAGGAAGATTCTGCTCCTGCCCATATCCGCAGGTTTCTTATGCAGTGTAGTATGTGTAGGCTTGTACTTTATCGGAATAGTACTGAGAGTGGAAAACGTATTCAGCGCCCGGTATTTCATCCCTATTTTCGGCATACTGATGGGCAACATGCTATCCAGTAACGTCATAGCCCTCAACACCTATTATAGTGGACTGAAACGGGAACAACAGCTTTACCGGTATCTTCTCGGCAATGGTGCTACAAAAGCGGAAGCACAGGCACCTTTCATCCGCCAAGCCATCATCAAATCCTTCAGTCCGCTGATTGCCAATATATCCGTGATGGGGCTGGTTGCTTTTCCGGGAACCATGATTGGCCAGATATTGGGTGGCAGCAGCCCGAATGTGGCCATCAAATATCAGATGATGATTATGGTCATCACCTTTACCGCCTCCATGCTGTCACTGATGATTACAATCTCTCTGGCTTCCCGCAAGTCGTTCGATGCCTACGGCAAGCTACTGCCGGTGATGGTAGAGAAGAAGGGAAAAAAGGAGCATAAATAACTTCAACGGTGGTGGGCATCCAGTTTTCCGGGGAGATAGCGTAGCTGCACATATTGTACGCCCGGTTTCACAAAGCCGCTGTCCAACATCACTTTCTTTACACGGAATTCTTCAAGCCTATACTGCAGGTAACTTTTGATGCGTTGACTTTGCGGCTTGGTATATGCCAGCAGATTAACTTTTCCCAGCGAATCAATCTCTACCCTTGCCTTGACGGTGCGTAGAGAAAGAGGACCGTCTTTTTTCTTAGCCTGATAATCTTTATCCTTGTCTACCCAAAAGATAGCCGTAGCCTTGGGAGTAGTATCTACCGGCTCCTCCATATCCTCAGATACATCTTTACCGGAACAGTTCGTATCCTGACAAGACAATAACGATAAAAGGAAAAGAAACAAAACAAGTAATGTTTTCATAATAAAGGAGATTAATGTGTCCAACTAATCAAACGTACCCGATGAAGCATATATTATCGGATATATAAAATGTTCTTCACCTTCCGTTTGCGGTTGTTCAAACAATTGTTTGTAGATAGGTTCCGGCTCTGTTTCAGAGAAAAAATCTGCATCAGCAGGATAAATACCATAATACCACCAGGGAGTTCCTTCCATATTATAAGGCTCAATACCCTCGATTACAAACTTATATAATCCAACTGTATCACCATCTTTTATAATGCTTGTATAGGTTCCATAATTGGTCCCCATATTATATCTCAATCCTTTTAAAGGAGCATATTCTTCTTCAGTAAACTCGCCTGCTACATATTTTTTTCTTTTGCATGCAAAAGGAATCTCATATTTTCCTCCATCAGGAGAAAGAATAAAAGGATTGGGTCCATCAACCTCTATTGTATATTCATATTCTACTCCGACTTTTGATAACACCTCGACCAGTTCGTATGCAATATTACTGGCATCGGCGGGAGGGTTGAGCAAAGTTGTTTTTTTCACCAATAAGGTGTATTCATACCCCTTGCTATAATCAAACCCGGCAATTCCTAAAAAGTCCAACGCTTCATATTCATTTTTACCTTCCTCCTTTACCAACATACAATCAATGAAATGATCACTTCCCCAAGGCTGGTAAGTGCCAATCTCGGAAGAGACCTTCATTTTAATGTTTTCTACATTGTCTTGTGGAGTATCACTGTTACAAGAGGTCACACCAATTATAATCAAGAGCGATAAAATTCCGAATAGTTTTTTAGTTTTCATAGATTTAGTTTTATAATAATCGCTCGCAAAGATAGTCTTTTTCGTGATAAAACATTTTTCGATAAGAGTTTTTGTTGGAAGAAAACCGTCTATTACTCAAATTTGTTACTGATATTTTATAAAAAGAATAAAAAACATTCTCAATCCATTGCTTTTTACTATATTTGCAACCAAATTTTCTGTTCACAATGAAAATTAAGGAATTAGTAAGCGCCCTTGAACGGTTCGCGCCTCTGCCATTGCAAGACGGATTTGATAATGCCGGCCTGCAAATCGGATTGACAGATGCGGAAGCAACAGGGGCTTTGTTGTGTCTTGACGTTACTGAAGCTGTACTGGATGAAGCCATTGCATTGGGATATAATGTGGTTATATCACATCACCCTCTCATTTTCAAAGGGTATAAATCCATCACGGGCAGGGATTATGTGGAACGTTGTATCTTGAAAGCCATCAAGAATGACATCGTTGTTTATGCTGCGCACACTAACCTGGATAATGCACCGGGAGGAGTGAACTTCAAGATTGCCGAGAAAATCGGTTTGAAGAATGTCCGTATCCTGGAAGCCAAGGAAAATGCGCTGGTAAAGCTGACCACATTTGTACCGACCGCCCAAGCGGAAGACGTGAGGAAAGCCTTGTTCGACGCTGGATGCGGCAATATCGGCAACTATGATTTGTGCAGTTATAACATGGAAGGCGAGGGGACATTCCGAGCCCGGGAAGGTGCCACCCCATACTGTGGAGCGATAGGGGAGCTGCATACCGAACGTGAAGTACGTATTGAGACAATCATACCCGCCTACAAAAAAGCGGCAACTGTCAAGGCACTGCTTGCGGCACATCCATATGAAGAACCGGTCTATGATATTTATCCCTTGCAAAACTCATGGCCACAAGCCGGAGCCGGTGTCATTGGCGAATTGGAAGTACCGGAGACAGAACTTGAATTCCTGAAACGGATAAAGAAAACCTTCGAAGTAGGGTGTCTCAGACATAACAAACTCCTCGGGCGGGAAATACAGACTGTTGCATTATGTGGCGGCGCCGGCGCTTTCCTAATGCCGCTTGCCATCCGCAACCGTGCAGATGTCTTTATCACCGGCGAGATAAAATACCATGACTATTTCGGACATGATACCGATATATTATTGGCTGAAATAGGGCATTATGAAAGTGAGCAATATACGAAAGAAATATTTTATACAATAATCCGGGATTTGTTTCCTCATTTTGAGGTCCAAATGACCAAAGTGAATACAAACCCCATAAAATACATGTAAGTAAAATGGCTAAAGAAGCAAAAAAAGATCCTCAGGAATTAACCGTAGAACAGAAGTTGAAAGCTTTGTTCCAATTGCAGACAATGCTGTCCAAAATCGATGAAATCAAGACGTTGAGAGGTGAACTTCCACTGGAAGTACAGGACTTGGAAGACGAAATAGCCGGTCTGAGTACCCGTATAGACAGAATCAAGGCAGAAGTTGCCGAGTTGAAATCC
This genomic window contains:
- a CDS encoding DUF4891 domain-containing protein, which translates into the protein MKTLLVLFLFLLSLLSCQDTNCSGKDVSEDMEEPVDTTPKATAIFWVDKDKDYQAKKKDGPLSLRTVKARVEIDSLGKVNLLAYTKPQSQRIKSYLQYRLEEFRVKKVMLDSGFVKPGVQYVQLRYLPGKLDAHHR
- a CDS encoding ABC transporter permease; this encodes MGTIDISYLSLGIGLLLLLIPLFYIWKFKTGLLRATVIGTARMIVQLFFIGIYLNYLFLWDNPWINFLWVIVMIFVASQTALARTQLKRKILLLPISAGFLCSVVCVGLYFIGIVLRVENVFSARYFIPIFGILMGNMLSSNVIALNTYYSGLKREQQLYRYLLGNGATKAEAQAPFIRQAIIKSFSPLIANISVMGLVAFPGTMIGQILGGSSPNVAIKYQMMIMVITFTASMLSLMITISLASRKSFDAYGKLLPVMVEKKGKKEHK
- a CDS encoding Nif3-like dinuclear metal center hexameric protein, which gives rise to MKIKELVSALERFAPLPLQDGFDNAGLQIGLTDAEATGALLCLDVTEAVLDEAIALGYNVVISHHPLIFKGYKSITGRDYVERCILKAIKNDIVVYAAHTNLDNAPGGVNFKIAEKIGLKNVRILEAKENALVKLTTFVPTAQAEDVRKALFDAGCGNIGNYDLCSYNMEGEGTFRAREGATPYCGAIGELHTEREVRIETIIPAYKKAATVKALLAAHPYEEPVYDIYPLQNSWPQAGAGVIGELEVPETELEFLKRIKKTFEVGCLRHNKLLGREIQTVALCGGAGAFLMPLAIRNRADVFITGEIKYHDYFGHDTDILLAEIGHYESEQYTKEIFYTIIRDLFPHFEVQMTKVNTNPIKYM
- a CDS encoding DUF4377 domain-containing protein, with the translated sequence MKTKKLFGILSLLIIIGVTSCNSDTPQDNVENIKMKVSSEIGTYQPWGSDHFIDCMLVKEEGKNEYEALDFLGIAGFDYSKGYEYTLLVKKTTLLNPPADASNIAYELVEVLSKVGVEYEYTIEVDGPNPFILSPDGGKYEIPFACKRKKYVAGEFTEEEYAPLKGLRYNMGTNYGTYTSIIKDGDTVGLYKFVIEGIEPYNMEGTPWWYYGIYPADADFFSETEPEPIYKQLFEQPQTEGEEHFIYPIIYASSGTFD